The genome window TTGACAACAAAGTAAGGAAATTACAATGATTGTTGTTAGCTGACGGGAAATTCTTCTTTTCCATCGGCATATTTTGCAAACCTTCCTTTATTTTGTGAATGTACTGGTTCATGAGTTGGCCATGGCCATCCGCCAAATTCTGTTTTTCTATAGTCATTGAATGCTTGTTCAATCTCTTCTCTAGTATTCATTACAAAAGGTCCATACTGTGCAACAGGTTCCGCAATTGGCCTTCCTTGCAGAAGAAGAAATTTACTCGTTGTTTTGCCATTTTCAATTTTAACATCTGCATCAGATTGAAGTGTGATACGATGATATTCTGGAATATCTTGATCGTCTATTTTTATATCTTTCCCTTGAAAAAAATATAGATTTCGATTGATTCCAGGACTCGCCTTATCCAAGTTAAATATTGCATTGGATTCCATTTCGATAATTGCAATCACTACCTCATTTTTTGGATCAGCTGCCCAAGAATTAGGAGGAGGATTCAAAGAATTCATGTTTTGAAATACTCCAGATATTAACTTAATTTTGGTTTTATTGTTATTTTGATCCTTGATTTCTAATACTGGGATTTTCTCTTTCCATAACATTGAAAAATGCGGATCTACAAATTTACTTTTCGATGGTAAATTCATCCAAATTTGAAAAAGTTCCAGTGTATTCTCAGATTCTGATTGCAATAGAGGAAACATTTCAGAATGTTGAATGCCCGATCCAGCTGTCATCCATTGAACATCTCCATCGCCGTATCTTCCCGATGCACCTTGAGAATCGGCATGATCCACTAATCCTCGCTGAACAACCGTTACAGTTTCAAACCCTCGATGTGGATGCCCTGGAAATCCAGGTACTTTATCGCCATGATACATTCGCCATCCGTCTTTTCCTGCAAAATCTTGACCTAGATCACGACCGGCAAGTGATGCATTGGGACCAAAATTAGCATTGCCTTTTGGATAATAATCTTCATGATGCACACAGAATAAAAAGGGATCTGATGTTGGCCATTGAAATCCTAGTTTAGCAATGCCTTGTATAGAATTGATTTTCATAATTGATGCCTCTTTTGATGATTTCTGCAATAAATAATTTCTAATATAGAATCCTGGTACGGATAGACCTGCTATGCTTAGGAAAAGTCCTTTCAGAAACCCAGATCTTGATATACTTTTGTTCAACATTTATAATTCACTAATCAATCTCAAATTCAAGATAGATTTCTCATTTCTCAGAATCAATTTCATAGCTGTTAATTAGACAAGAATAAGGATGAATTAGTTCAATGTCAAACTAATTTTTGTCAAAATTGCGCTTAAATTTTAAAATCTATGATCTTCAATGATTGATTATCTACATGTAGAATTAGTTATTTTGCAAATCCTCAAAGGTAACGTCCAACAACTCAAAACCTTTACAGGATTGATGGTCAAAATGCCACCATTCAGTTGGATTAACTTGAAAACCATATTGAGACATGATACTTATAAGTAAGGATCGGTTTTCTATTTGATTTCGATCCTTTAAAGGGTAATTCGACCAAGCTTCTTTGCGAAAAGAATCAAATTCTGTAGGCATATTCAGTTCTTCTAATGTCTTTGAATTTGATAATGTTAAGTCGATTGCGCAACCTCGATTATGTTTTGAACCTTTCGCCGGTGATGCAACATAACGAGTGTCCCCGATAATTTCAAAAAATAGAACTGTTGCAGAGTAAGGTCTGTACGCATCGAAAATTTTTAAAACGTAACCTAGTTTCAAAAACTCTTTTTGAGCTTTAGATAAATCCTTCGCAACATTTTTACGGGCAAATGCTTTTGGTTGATTATAAATTACTTGTTTAGTGAAATTATTTTTGGTTGCATAGCGTATATCTAATATTAAGTCTGGGATGAATAACTCTAAATCAACCAATTCCTTTTCTGGCTGCAATTTAACCGAAAGTTTATAATTCTTTTTGTCCAAAACATTGAGGTGATTCTTTTTTGTTTGCGCAGCAATTTGTGTAAAAAAAATGAAAAGTAAAATATGAGTAATTAAATAAATATTTATATTCATACAAATCTATTCTATCATACCTTTGATTCCAATAAAGGTTCGTACATCATCCAAGCCATATTTTCTGTAATTAACCTATCTTCAATTAATTGTCCAGTTAGTTTTGAAGTGGTTTTCCTCCGAATTTTATTTCTTCTAGTATATCCACCCCAAGGTTCAGAATAGAATCCATGTTCAGATTCATAGACTTGATATTCATAAGGAATTTCTATATCGGATCTCCATTCACCTTTTAACTGATCGTTATCAATCCAAATATGTAAGCAAAATGAATTCTTTGTCGTATTCTTAATTTGCAAATCTATATAATTGTAAGAGATTGTCGCGCCTGATCCAAAAGGTAAAGTTCTCTCCGAATCTGGAAAAATATCAAAACTGTGGCGCCAACGTTCTTTTACTTCCAATGGGCTATGGAGAGTCATCCAATAAATTAAATTCGCCATCTGGCACAAACCTCCACCCGTACTTTCGATAAAGGATCCATTTTGGAGTTGCATACCTGGCAGATAACCTTTTGATTTCTTAGGTTTACCTACCGAATACCAAAATGAAAATACTTGATTCGGATTTATCACTAGGCCATCCAAATTCAAGATAGCTAGTTCCAAGTTAATTTTTTTATTCTCCTGCAAATATTGCGGTACGTTTTTTAACTTTCTATATATTGGAGAACTATGCTCAAAGATTACTATAGGAAATTTTTCCTCACATATTGATTTTGATACTAAGTCTTTAGCATAATTTTTCGACTCAAGCAACCAAACAAAATATCGTTTGCATTTATAAAATATTTTTCCAAAAAAAATTCTAATAAACCCTCTATTAATTTTTCTATAGGTCTTAGGAATATTGGAATTTATTTTCTTAAAAACCATAAGTATGTTTCCTGTTAATAAAACCCGGTCTTAACCTATATGGATTTCTCCAGGATTTTGCAATTGTTAAATATTTTGAATTACGTTTTTCAAGAATCATTAAGTAGTGATCCCATTCTTCCTCATTAACTAATAAGTAATTACCAAACGGCTCAATATAAGAAAAAATTAACTTCTTCTGTTCATCCTTACTTGACTGAAGATTTTCTAATCGTAAGCCATAGATTGCTCGATAGATTTTTTTGCCATGAGGTAATTCTGCATTTGCTTTATCATCTGGTTTCCAAGATAAACAGTCTTTTCTAAAATGAAAATGATAGAATTCGCAAAACCCATGGTGTGCTATCAGCAATCCGTTGTCCGGGATAAGCGAAATTTTTTCGGATGGAAAAATAAATTCTTCGTAGGAATAGCGGAATAGATCTGGACGAGTTAGAAAAGTATGAATCCAGAGAAAACTCCCTATTAACCAGATAAGCAAATTTAATTTATTGAATGGAAAAAAAATTTGTGATATTATTATGAGACTTAAAAGAAATCGAAATTGTATATCTGCAAAATGCAAGAGAGGTATAAGGAGTAATAAACCAATAAAAGATAAGCTACGTTTGATTTGATCTGCATTTGACTGGTTAATGATAAGTACATAAATCCATTCCCAAATAATTCCAGCACCTACTAATCCGAATGCCGCGATTATAGGAATGCTGTCTTCACCTTTATAAAATCTAGAATTGCTATTCTCAGGCAATATGTATGAAAAAATTAATGCGAAAATTATTAATAAGGGATATAAATATTTTGGAATAAAATATATAACAAAAATTCCCAGTCCTATAAATCCGACCATAACATGAAACCAAACTGACAATCCAAAAAACAATGCGGAGCCAATGATCCTTATAACCGGTCTAGTTAAATAAAAAAAGCCAATTCCTATAATTAAAAATCCTAAAGACCATGCTTGCTTAGGATATAAAAAAGCTACTAATAAAATTGAAAATGAAGGTAGAAAGATTTTTGAATTATAAATTTTTTGAAAATAAAACCTTCTCGCTATAGCAATGGAAAAGACTAACCAAATAGCAGTTGTTATTTGAAAAAATAGAAGTGCAGTTTCATTTATTCCAATAAAACGAAATATGAATGAAACAATATAAAAAACCGGTGAAATATCATTAGAATGTAAAGTTCCTTCTTCAATAATCGAAATTGCTTGAATTCCGTACCAGTATATATCTTTTCCGAAAAGCAACTTTAATTGGAAATCTGGATTTTATTTCCAATCAATTCTAATTCATTGCTTTCATTCTTAGTAATGTTTAAAGTATCACTGAATATTATCGTTGAGGATTCCTTTTTGGTTTCCGAATATTGTGTATCGTTCTCTTCAAGAATCGTTAATACTTCATGATCTCGGCCAAAAATTTTTATCTTAGCTTGTTTATCATCTGCTGAGAGAATAACCCAATTTCCATCAAGAACTCTTTTATCTAAAGAGTCATCTCGCCATATAACAAATGATCCATTAGATCTGAAAACGTAATCTAATCTACCTTCTTCCATATCACCGATAAAAGCTTTGTTAGTTAGGTTTTCTAGAATTGTTCCTTTGCTTTGTTCTTGAATTGATTTTTTGAATTTTTCGACATTTGCATCCTTAATTGTAAATCTTTTTCCATCTTTGCCCAAAAGAATTACTTCTGCAATGATCGTATCGTCCCAAGTTTTGCCCCGTCTAACTTTCTGAATGGTGAATTTGAAATTATTGCCTGAGATGGGTTTGGAAAAAAATATCCTCTGTCCGCCTTGTTTATCTTCGACTGGAACGGCAAAAGAATCTTGACCATTGGAAATTAAAAGTTCAGTAACGGAACCATTCTTGTAGAATAATTCATCTAATCTCTGATAGCCGTTGAAAATTTCGATTCCAGCAAGTTCAATTTCATCGGCTAATTTCAATTGGAAAAATTCACCGATTCCGCTTGATTTTGCACCTTCCACCCAAGCGAAATCAACACTACCATCAAATAATGCATAGCTTGGATAATTCGGTAGAGTGCTACTTGCAGTTACTTCACCTTCGATGGGTTCCGGATAAACTACTTCTAATTTTGTATTATTTTTATAAAATGAAACATCTTCAATTCCATTTCCAGTCGAGGGAAGTAAGTAAAGCACATGAACTCCAATGGATCGATTGGTTTGTGGATTGGTATTAGAACAGTTGGATCTAGATTCATAACTTCCATTTATATAGACATCGACCCATCCATCAGGATTTTGACAAACTATTGAATATTGATTATAGGTTGCCTTTCCATCTATCAAACCAGGTTTATTCCAATTGGTTGCGCTCGTAAAAAAAATAGTGATGCCATCTAAACTTGTTTCAGGTTTCCAAGATTTTCCTTTCTTGAAAATATCTATTGGATTAGTGCCCAACGCGGATGATGAGGCTTGTATTCTCTCAATGATTATTGAATTTTCGAAATTTTTCTCTTTACAAAAAGCTAAGAATAGAAGTAAAAATATTATTTTTATAATTTTCATAGAAGCCCTCTCTTTTCCTATCTATTGAAAAATTGGAAAGTCATTCAAGAAAAAATTTACTTATTTCTTCGAGCATAGCAATTATTTTGAGTTTTTCGCGAAGTTTTTTTGAATTT of Leptospira sp. GIMC2001 contains these proteins:
- a CDS encoding pirin family protein; translation: MLNKSISRSGFLKGLFLSIAGLSVPGFYIRNYLLQKSSKEASIMKINSIQGIAKLGFQWPTSDPFLFCVHHEDYYPKGNANFGPNASLAGRDLGQDFAGKDGWRMYHGDKVPGFPGHPHRGFETVTVVQRGLVDHADSQGASGRYGDGDVQWMTAGSGIQHSEMFPLLQSESENTLELFQIWMNLPSKSKFVDPHFSMLWKEKIPVLEIKDQNNNKTKIKLISGVFQNMNSLNPPPNSWAADPKNEVVIAIIEMESNAIFNLDKASPGINRNLYFFQGKDIKIDDQDIPEYHRITLQSDADVKIENGKTTSKFLLLQGRPIAEPVAQYGPFVMNTREEIEQAFNDYRKTEFGGWPWPTHEPVHSQNKGRFAKYADGKEEFPVS
- a CDS encoding M15 family metallopeptidase translates to MNINIYLITHILLFIFFTQIAAQTKKNHLNVLDKKNYKLSVKLQPEKELVDLELFIPDLILDIRYATKNNFTKQVIYNQPKAFARKNVAKDLSKAQKEFLKLGYVLKIFDAYRPYSATVLFFEIIGDTRYVASPAKGSKHNRGCAIDLTLSNSKTLEELNMPTEFDSFRKEAWSNYPLKDRNQIENRSLLISIMSQYGFQVNPTEWWHFDHQSCKGFELLDVTFEDLQNN
- a CDS encoding VanW family protein, producing MVFKKINSNIPKTYRKINRGFIRIFFGKIFYKCKRYFVWLLESKNYAKDLVSKSICEEKFPIVIFEHSSPIYRKLKNVPQYLQENKKINLELAILNLDGLVINPNQVFSFWYSVGKPKKSKGYLPGMQLQNGSFIESTGGGLCQMANLIYWMTLHSPLEVKERWRHSFDIFPDSERTLPFGSGATISYNYIDLQIKNTTKNSFCLHIWIDNDQLKGEWRSDIEIPYEYQVYESEHGFYSEPWGGYTRRNKIRRKTTSKLTGQLIEDRLITENMAWMMYEPLLESKV
- a CDS encoding discoidin domain-containing protein, whose amino-acid sequence is MKIIKIIFLLLFLAFCKEKNFENSIIIERIQASSSALGTNPIDIFKKGKSWKPETSLDGITIFFTSATNWNKPGLIDGKATYNQYSIVCQNPDGWVDVYINGSYESRSNCSNTNPQTNRSIGVHVLYLLPSTGNGIEDVSFYKNNTKLEVVYPEPIEGEVTASSTLPNYPSYALFDGSVDFAWVEGAKSSGIGEFFQLKLADEIELAGIEIFNGYQRLDELFYKNGSVTELLISNGQDSFAVPVEDKQGGQRIFFSKPISGNNFKFTIQKVRRGKTWDDTIIAEVILLGKDGKRFTIKDANVEKFKKSIQEQSKGTILENLTNKAFIGDMEEGRLDYVFRSNGSFVIWRDDSLDKRVLDGNWVILSADDKQAKIKIFGRDHEVLTILEENDTQYSETKKESSTIIFSDTLNITKNESNELELIGNKIQISN